TGGCCGTGGCTGCTGGCCAGCGCCTTGTTGCTGGCGGCAGTGCTCAGCCTGCTGCTCTGGTTCGGCGCGCGCTGATCCGCATCCGCCGGGTCCGCTCTGGTGGGTGCCGACCTTGGTCGGCACGCTCCTCCGGCGGGCATGACGCCTGACGGCGTACGCCGACCAAGGTCGGCGACTACCGGAGCATTGCTGCGGGCCAATGGATTCCAATGAAACCAAATTTCCCTTGCGCCACAAGGCCGCAAGGCTGGTGCACTGCGGCATACTAGGGGTCTTGCCCCACAGGTGTGACATGACGCGCGCGTTCAACTTCAGTGCCGGCCCTGCAACCTTGCCGGAATCGGTCCTGCGCCAGGCGCAGGCGGAAATGCTGGACTGGCACGGTTCCGGTGCCTCCATTGTGGAAATGAGCCATCGCGGCGCGGAATTCATGTCGGTGGCCGCCGAGGCCGAGGCCGACCTGCGTCGCCTGCTCGATATCCCCGACGACTATGCGGTGCTGTTCCTGTCCGGTGGCGCCACCACTCAGCAGGCGCTGATCCCGCTCAACTTCGCCGCCCCCGGCCAGCGCGCCGACTATGTGGTCAGTGGCCACTGGGGCAAGACCGCGGTCAAGCAGGCCGGTGTCTACGTCGACGTCAACATCGCCGCCAGCAGTGAGGGCGACGGATACCGCACCTTGCCGCCGCGTGCCGATTGGCAGCTCTCGCCCGGTGCGGCCTACGTGCACATCACCGCCAACGAGACCATCCACGGCGTCGAGTTCCGTGATGTGCCCGACACCGGCAACGTCCCGTTGATCGCCGATTTCAGTTCGTCCATCGCCAGCGAGCCGCTGGATGTGCGCCGCTACGGCGTGATCTACGCCGGCGCGCAGAAGAACCTCGGTCCGGTCGGCATCGCGGTGATGATCATCCGCCGTGACCTGCTCGAACGCAGTGGCCAGCCGCGCGCGGACATCTTCGATTACCGCTCGCACGTCGCCCGCGATTCGATGCTCAACACCCCGCCGACCTGGAACTGGTATCTGGCCGGCCTGGTGTTCAAGTGGATGCTGGCCGAGGGCGGCGTGACCGAGTTCGCCAAGCGCAACGCCGCCAAGGCCGCGTTGGTATACGGCGCCATCGACGGCTCCGGCGGCTTCTACCGCAATGAGGTCGCACATGCGGCCCGTTCGCGGATGAACATCCCGTTCTTCCTGCCCGATGCCGAACTCGACGCCCGTTTCGTCGCCGAAGCCAAGGCTGCCGGCCTGCTGGCGCTGAAGGGCCACAAGGTGGTCGGGGGCATCCGGGCCTCGCTGTACAACGCCATGCCGCTGGCCGGGGCCGAGGCGCTGGTCGCTTTCATGGCCGATTTCCAGCAGCGTCACGGTTGAGCAATGAATGGCGCGCACCGTCGGGTGCGTGCCCCGCAACAGGGAATTCCGATGGCAAGCAGCAAATCCAGCAAGAAGGCGCCGAAGAAAGCCGAACCGGCCAAGGACAGCGCGCCCACCAAGGCGAAGGGCAAGGCCAAGGCCGCGTCGAACCCGGCGCCCACCCTGGCGCCGCTGGCGCTGGCCGATGTGCGCTCGAAGATCGACCAGATCGACCGTGACATCCAGAACCTGATCGCCGAGCGCGCGCGTTTCGCCCACCAGGTCGGCAAGGCCAAGGGCAAGCTGGCCGCCGCTGTCGACTACTACCGCCCCGAGCGCGAAGCACAGGTGCTGCGCATGGTGGTCGATCGCAATGAGGGGCCGCTCAGCGACGAGCTGCTGGTGCACGTCTACCGCGAGATCATGTCGGCCTGCCTGGCCCAGCAGGAGCCGCTGAAGATCGGCTACCTCGGCCCGGAAGGCACCTTCAGCCAGCAGGCCGTGCTCAAGCACTTCGGTCGCTCGGCGCTGGGCCTGCCGATGGCCAGCATCGAGGAAGTGTTCCAGGAAGTGGAAGCCGGCAATGCCGATTTCGGCGTGGTGCCGGTGGAGAATTCGGGGCAGGGCACCATCCAGATCACCCTGGACATGTTCCTGACCTCCAACCTGAAGATCTGTGGCGAAGTGGAGCTGCGCGTGCAGCAGTACCTGATGTCGCGCAGCGGCCGCATCGAAGACATCGAGCGCATCTACGCGCACCCGCAGTCGTTCATGCAGACCTCGGCGTGGCTGCGTGCGAACCTGCCGAAGGCCGAAAAGATCCCGGTGTCGAGCAATGCCGAGGGTGCACGCCGTGCGCGCAACGCCGACGACGCGGCGGCCATCGGCGGCGAGAGCGCCGGCCATGTGTACGGCCTGAAGAAGGTGGTCACCAAGCCCATCCAGAACGATGCCGACAACACCACCCGTTTCCTGGTGGTGGGCCGCAACATCTTCCCGACCTCCGGCCACGACCGTACCTCGGTGCTGGTGTTCATCCATGACAAGCCTGGTGCGCTGTTCGACGTGCTCAGCCCGTTCGCCCACCATGGCATCAGCATGAACCGCATCGAGTCGCGCCCGTCGCACCACGGCAAGTGGGAGTACGGCTTCTTCATCGACCTGGCCGGCCACATCGACGACGCGCCGATGCAGGCTGCCCTGGCCGAACTGGAAGCGCACTCGGCGCAGATCAAGGTGCTCGGCTCCTACCCGGTGGCCGTGCCCTGAGTGCTGCTGCGGCGGCAACGGCCGCCGCTCCCTGATGCATCGCCGGCACTGCCGGTGTTTACGGAATGATCGAACGATGAGCAACGCGCAACACTGGATTGCCCGCAAGGGCCAGCCGCTGCAGGGCAGCCTGACCATTCCCGGCGACAAGTCGGTCTCGCACCGCTCGGTGATGTTCGCCGCGCTGGCCGATGGCACCTCGCATATCGAAGGCTTCCTGGAAGGCGAAGACACCCGCGCCACCGCGCGCATCTTCAGCCAGCTCGGCGTGCGCATCGAAACGCCCAGCCCGTCGCAGCGGATCGTGCATGGCGTCGGCGTCGATGGGCTGAAGGCCCCAGACGCACCGCTGGACTGCGGCAATGCCGGTACCGGCATGCGCCTGCTGGCCGGCCTGCTGGCAGGCCAGGCCTTCGATTGCACGCTGATCGGCGATGAATCGCTGTCGGGCCGCCCGATGCGTCGCGTCACCGGCCCGCTGTCGCAGATGGGCGCGAAGATCGACACCCAGGACGACGGCACGCCGCCGCTGCAGGTGCATGGCGGCCAGTCGCTGCACGGCATCGACTTCGCCTCGCCGGTGGCCAGCGCACAGATCAAGTCGGCGGTGCTGTTGGCCGGACTGTACGCGCAGGGCGAAACCCAGGTGACCGAACCGCATCCGACCCGTGACTACACCGAGCGCATGCTGTCGGCGTTCGGCGTGGATATCGAATTCTCGCCGGGCAAGGCGTGCCTGCGTGGCGGCCAGCGCCTGCGTGCCACGGACATCGTGGTGCCGGCCGACTTCTCGTCTGCGGCGTTCTATCTGGTGGCCGCCAGCATCATTCCCGGCTCCGAACTGCGCCTGAAGCAGGTTGGCCTGAACCCGCGTCGCACCGGCCTGCTGCACGCGCTGCGCCTGATGGGCGCGGACATCACCGAAGAGAATCCGGCCGAGCAGGGGGGTGAACCCGTTGCCGATCTGGTGGTGCGCTACGCCCCGCTGAAGGGCGCACGCATTCCGGAAGCGCTGGTGCCGGACATGATTGACGAATTCCCCGCGCTGTTCGTGGCGGCCGCGGCCGCAGAAGGCCAGACCGTGGTGAGCGGTGCGGCCGAGCTGCGAGTGAAGGAATCCGATCGTCTCGGTGCGATGGCCACTGGCTTGCGCGCGCTGGGCATGCAGGTGGACGAAACCGAAGACGGTGCCACCCTGCACGGTGGCGTGCGCTTGGGCAGCGGCACCATCGAAAGCCACGGCGACCATCGCATTGCCATGGCGTTCGCCATTGCCGGCCAGATCAGTGACGGCGAAGTGCGCATCAACGATATCGCCAACGTCGCCACGTCGTTCCCGGATTTCGACGGCCTTGCGCGCAGCGCCGGTTTCAACCTGGCCTGACCGGCACCGCAACCGCCGGGCGTGGCCCGGCGCTACCGGACACGGTGTGGGTAGCGCCGGGCCATGCCCGGCGGATCGCATTCCGCGGTAGCTGCCGACCTTGGTCGGCACGTTCACATCACCCGGTAGGTGCCAACCTTGGTTGGCACGTTCACATCGCCCGGTAGGTGCCGACCTTGGTCGGCACGTTCACATCGCCCGGTAGGTGCCGACCTTGGTCGGCACGCTTTTCCGCATAAAAGGACGGAGGCCGAAGCCTCCGTCTAAACATCACGAACCCCTCGTCCGCGATCAACGCTGCTCGGTACGGAAATCCACCGGGACCCGCACCACGCTGGCGATGGCACGGCCTTCGTGCATCGCCGGCTGGAACTTCCAGTTCTGCACAGTGCTCAGCACTGCGCGGTCCAGATCGCGACTGCGCTCGCCGCTGCGCGAAACGATCGCGGCATTGGCGACGTTGCCGCGGGTATCGACACTCAGGCTGGCGATCACGCTGCCCTGCACGCCACTACGCAGCGCGGCGGCGGGGTAGGTGGGCATGCGGTTGCTGGCCAGCGGCCGGGCCTCACGATTGCGCACTACCGGGGCGGCCTTCCGCGAAGCAGTAGCGGGGGCTGCCTGGGGCGCGGCAGGGGCCGCTGCATCCGTCACCGCTGCCTCCTCGGGGGCGGGAAGCATGCGCTCACCAACTGGCGCCGGTGCCACGTCTTCCTGGTTCGAATGACGCAGCCAGAGCAGGGCGGCCGCAAACATCGCCACGATCAGCGCGATCCACATCCAGGGCGACGTGGGTTTGTGCTGCAGGTTGGAATCTTCCTGCAGATGCGGCGAATGAAGGTCTTCGTGGGTGGTGGCAGCCATCGCTAACTCCTTCCGTCAATGGACGACATGGGAAGTGTTGCGCGAGCCACGGACGAGAAGTGTCAGCATTGCGTCAACGCCACCGGCAGGGTTCAGTTTGCCTGCCGGGAAGCGTTCAGTTACTGCGTCTTGAAGTCGAACGGCACTTCAATGCTGCCGGGGACGGCCTGGCCGTTGCTCTGCGCCGGAGTGAAGCGCCAGCGGCGCACGGCGTCTGTGGCGGCACGGTCGAGCTCGCGTGAACCGCTGCGCTGGATCACCGTGGCGTTGTTTGGATAGCCAGTGGCGTCCACGTCCACCCGCACCACCACGGTGCCGGTCTCGCCAGCGCGCAGC
This genomic window from Stenotrophomonas maltophilia contains:
- the serC gene encoding 3-phosphoserine/phosphohydroxythreonine transaminase, whose amino-acid sequence is MTRAFNFSAGPATLPESVLRQAQAEMLDWHGSGASIVEMSHRGAEFMSVAAEAEADLRRLLDIPDDYAVLFLSGGATTQQALIPLNFAAPGQRADYVVSGHWGKTAVKQAGVYVDVNIAASSEGDGYRTLPPRADWQLSPGAAYVHITANETIHGVEFRDVPDTGNVPLIADFSSSIASEPLDVRRYGVIYAGAQKNLGPVGIAVMIIRRDLLERSGQPRADIFDYRSHVARDSMLNTPPTWNWYLAGLVFKWMLAEGGVTEFAKRNAAKAALVYGAIDGSGGFYRNEVAHAARSRMNIPFFLPDAELDARFVAEAKAAGLLALKGHKVVGGIRASLYNAMPLAGAEALVAFMADFQQRHG
- the pheA gene encoding prephenate dehydratase, which translates into the protein MASSKSSKKAPKKAEPAKDSAPTKAKGKAKAASNPAPTLAPLALADVRSKIDQIDRDIQNLIAERARFAHQVGKAKGKLAAAVDYYRPEREAQVLRMVVDRNEGPLSDELLVHVYREIMSACLAQQEPLKIGYLGPEGTFSQQAVLKHFGRSALGLPMASIEEVFQEVEAGNADFGVVPVENSGQGTIQITLDMFLTSNLKICGEVELRVQQYLMSRSGRIEDIERIYAHPQSFMQTSAWLRANLPKAEKIPVSSNAEGARRARNADDAAAIGGESAGHVYGLKKVVTKPIQNDADNTTRFLVVGRNIFPTSGHDRTSVLVFIHDKPGALFDVLSPFAHHGISMNRIESRPSHHGKWEYGFFIDLAGHIDDAPMQAALAELEAHSAQIKVLGSYPVAVP
- the aroA gene encoding 3-phosphoshikimate 1-carboxyvinyltransferase gives rise to the protein MSNAQHWIARKGQPLQGSLTIPGDKSVSHRSVMFAALADGTSHIEGFLEGEDTRATARIFSQLGVRIETPSPSQRIVHGVGVDGLKAPDAPLDCGNAGTGMRLLAGLLAGQAFDCTLIGDESLSGRPMRRVTGPLSQMGAKIDTQDDGTPPLQVHGGQSLHGIDFASPVASAQIKSAVLLAGLYAQGETQVTEPHPTRDYTERMLSAFGVDIEFSPGKACLRGGQRLRATDIVVPADFSSAAFYLVAASIIPGSELRLKQVGLNPRRTGLLHALRLMGADITEENPAEQGGEPVADLVVRYAPLKGARIPEALVPDMIDEFPALFVAAAAAEGQTVVSGAAELRVKESDRLGAMATGLRALGMQVDETEDGATLHGGVRLGSGTIESHGDHRIAMAFAIAGQISDGEVRINDIANVATSFPDFDGLARSAGFNLA
- a CDS encoding energy transducer TonB, encoding MAATTHEDLHSPHLQEDSNLQHKPTSPWMWIALIVAMFAAALLWLRHSNQEDVAPAPVGERMLPAPEEAAVTDAAAPAAPQAAPATASRKAAPVVRNREARPLASNRMPTYPAAALRSGVQGSVIASLSVDTRGNVANAAIVSRSGERSRDLDRAVLSTVQNWKFQPAMHEGRAIASVVRVPVDFRTEQR